One Nicotiana sylvestris chromosome 12, ASM39365v2, whole genome shotgun sequence genomic window carries:
- the LOC104239565 gene encoding peroxidase 41-like, whose protein sequence is MAWPLLLLLFSSLAFSHAQLTLDYYAKTCPQFDAIVRDITQQKQMQFPTTAAATLRVFFHDCAVDGCDASILIKPTAFNKPELEYDINQSLAGDAFDLITRIKTALELACPGVVSCADVLATATRNLIVQTGGPHYKVSLGRKDSLVSNVSNVEAHLTRANATVDLMIKKFQLMDIGVKDMVVLIGGGHTIGFVHCKEFANRIFPTPDPTMNPILVERLRTMCVNYTNNKDMAAFLDVISPGNFDNVLFKNLMKGIGVLGSDQLLYNDPRTRPFVELYAKDSNAFATDFAVAMEKLSVYQVKIGNQGEVRKRCDAVNNAHA, encoded by the coding sequence ATGGCTTGGCCATTACTTCTCCTGTTGTTTTCATCTCTGGCTTTTTCACATGCACAACTCACATTAGACTATTATGCCAAAACATGTCCACAATTTGATGCTATAGTGAGGGACATCACCCAACAAAAGCAAATGCAATTCCCGACCACCGCGGCTGCTACCCTTCGAGTCTTTTTCCACGACTGTGCTGTTGATGGTTGTGATGCCTCCATCCTTATCAAGCCCACCGCCTTCAACAAACCCGAGCTCGAATACGACATCAATCAATCCCTAGCCGGTGATGCGTTCGACCTCATCACCCGCATCAAGACTGCCCTCGAGCTTGCCTGCCCTGGCGTCGTATCCTGTGCCGATGTATTAGCGACCGCTACGCGAAATCTCATCGTTCAGACTGGTGGACCGCACTATAAAGTTTCACTAGGTCGAAAGGATAGTCTAGTTTCTAACGTTTCAAACGTCGAAGCGCACCTGACACGTGCGAACGCGACGGTGGACCTAATGATCAAGAAATTCCAACTTATGGACATTGGTGTTAAAGATATGGTTGTGTTAATTGGTGGTGGACACACTATTGGATTTGTTCATTGTAAGGAGTTTGCTAACCGAATTTTTCCCACCCCTGACCCAACAATGAATCCAATATTAGTTGAGAGATTAAGAACAATGTGTGTAAATTATACAAATAACAAAGACATGGCAGCTTTCCTAGATGTGATATCTCCTGGAAATTTCGACAATGTGTTGTTCAAGAATTTAATGAAGGGAATTGGAGTCCTAGGTTCAGACCAATTACTTTATAATGATCCCAGGACAAGGCCATTTGTTGAATTATATGCTAAAGATAGCAATGCTTTTGCTACTGATTTTGCTGTTGCAATGGAGAAACTAAGTGTATATCAAGTCAAGATTGGTAATCAAGGAGAGGTGAGGAAGAGATGTGATGCTGTTAATAATGCTCACGcttga
- the LOC104239566 gene encoding large ribosomal subunit protein eL43, protein MTKRTKKAGIVGKYGTRYGASLRKQIKKMEVSQHSKYFCEFCGKYAVKRKAVGIWGCKDCGKVKAGGAYTLNTASAVTVRSTIRRLREQTES, encoded by the exons ACTAAGAGGACCAAGAAGGCTGGAATAGTTGGGAAATATG GTACCCGTTATGGTGCCAGTTTGCGAAAGCAGATTAAGAAAATGGAGGTTAGCCAGCATAGCAAGTATTTTTGCGAGTTTTGTGGAAAG TACGCAGTGAAGAGAAAAGCAGTGGGGATTTGGGGCTGCAAAGATTGCGGCAAAGTCAAAGCAGGCGGTGCTTATACATTGAA CACTGCAAGTGCTGTGACAGTTAGGAGCACAATCCGAAGACTGAGGGAGCAAACTGAGAGTTAG